A single genomic interval of Flavobacteriales bacterium harbors:
- a CDS encoding STAS domain-containing protein, with protein sequence MNFTIEDKGKYTLVTSNVDKLDTTCAPELKSELVYLNKTGVRNIIIDLKATRYCDSSGLSALLVANRLCRSVNGLLMVCGLQEPVQKLVQISQLESVLSITPSLNEAVDLLFMEEIEKDVKKDE encoded by the coding sequence ATGAACTTCACCATCGAGGACAAGGGCAAGTACACGTTGGTGACCTCCAACGTGGACAAGCTGGACACCACCTGTGCGCCGGAGCTGAAGAGCGAACTGGTGTACCTGAACAAGACCGGTGTCCGCAACATCATCATCGACCTGAAGGCGACGCGTTACTGCGACTCCAGCGGATTGAGCGCACTGCTCGTGGCCAACCGCCTCTGCCGCAGCGTGAACGGCCTGCTCATGGTCTGCGGCCTGCAGGAACCCGTGCAGAAACTGGTACAGATCTCACAGCTCGAAAGCGTCCTGTCCATCACCCCCAGCCTCAACGAGGCCGTCGACCTGCTCTTCATGGAGGAGATCGAGAAGGACGTGAAGAAGGACGAATGA
- a CDS encoding CPBP family intramembrane metalloprotease — protein sequence MERSSGPETPLPEDRLDPELSMPPGLRFARGMGIFLIVFTTFFLVQTGVFIAHCRAVTPALQDLALSDLLQDPVLVDAMQQQSTNGSAIAKASLWSGLVALLLLMVLVRQWVGPHLRRFLGLRMPTWRAALTWTGVFILVAAAQEVLSRLFPAFTTDFMAQVVRTADDPLMLVLGIGVLPALFEEALVRGLLYGSLRQISDEHVAVALSAGTFTLMHMQYPAPILLLVLMLGVVLGYARSRTGSIWVPVGLHMLNNLVSLAIA from the coding sequence ATGGAACGATCATCCGGACCGGAGACGCCCCTGCCTGAGGACCGCCTCGACCCCGAGCTGTCGATGCCGCCGGGCCTGCGCTTCGCACGCGGCATGGGCATCTTCCTCATCGTGTTCACCACCTTCTTCCTGGTGCAGACGGGGGTGTTCATCGCCCATTGCCGCGCGGTGACCCCGGCGCTGCAGGACCTGGCCCTGTCCGACCTCCTGCAGGACCCGGTGCTGGTGGACGCCATGCAGCAGCAGAGCACCAACGGTTCGGCCATCGCCAAAGCCAGCCTGTGGAGCGGCCTCGTCGCCCTGTTGCTGCTGATGGTGCTGGTGCGCCAGTGGGTGGGCCCGCACCTGCGTCGGTTCCTGGGGCTGCGCATGCCCACCTGGCGCGCCGCGCTCACCTGGACCGGGGTCTTCATCCTCGTGGCGGCCGCCCAGGAGGTGCTGAGCCGGCTGTTCCCGGCGTTCACCACGGACTTCATGGCCCAGGTGGTGCGCACCGCGGACGATCCGCTGATGCTGGTGCTGGGCATCGGGGTGCTGCCTGCCCTCTTCGAGGAAGCCCTGGTGCGCGGGCTGCTCTACGGTTCGCTGCGGCAGATCAGCGACGAGCACGTGGCCGTGGCCTTGAGCGCGGGCACCTTCACCCTGATGCACATGCAGTACCCCGCGCCGATCCTGCTGCTCGTGCTGATGCTCGGCGTGGTGCTGGGCTACGCCCGATCGCGCACCGGTTCCATCTGGGTGCCCGTGGGCCTGCACATGCTGAACAACCTGGTGAGCCTGGCGATCGCCTGA
- a CDS encoding ribonuclease Z — MRFEVIPLGTGAALPAQGRSPSAQVVRREESLYLVDCGEGTQERLRMAGLSFMRIGHVFISHLHGDHYFGLMGLLSTMHLLGRTRELHVHGPPPLKSIIDVQLQASATWLRYPLHVHPVLDDAPRELHVDTHLTVTSLPLRHRLPTTGFLFRERPGPRRLRPERIADIPHYLRTAVKNGDDLRHEDGRVTPNAELTFDPHPPRAYAYCSDTAHHPGLVEWIRGVDLLYHEATFTRHLAARARETMHSTAAEAAAIARDAGVGGLLLGHFSSRYKDPGPLLLEALEVFPNVALSEEGRSYPIGRSIVDNSTAP; from the coding sequence ATGCGCTTTGAGGTGATCCCTTTGGGAACGGGCGCGGCCCTGCCGGCCCAGGGCCGGTCGCCGAGCGCCCAGGTGGTGCGGCGTGAGGAGTCGCTCTATCTGGTGGACTGCGGCGAGGGGACCCAGGAACGGCTGCGGATGGCCGGGTTGAGCTTCATGCGCATCGGCCACGTGTTCATCAGCCACCTCCACGGCGATCATTACTTCGGCTTGATGGGGCTGCTGAGCACGATGCACCTGCTGGGCCGCACGCGCGAGCTGCATGTGCACGGACCGCCCCCCCTCAAGTCCATCATCGACGTGCAGCTTCAGGCCTCGGCCACCTGGCTGCGCTACCCGCTCCACGTTCATCCCGTGCTCGACGACGCACCCCGCGAACTGCACGTGGACACCCACCTGACCGTGACCTCACTGCCCCTGCGTCATCGGCTGCCCACGACGGGTTTCCTGTTCCGCGAGCGGCCCGGACCCCGGCGCCTGCGGCCTGAGCGCATCGCCGACATTCCGCACTACCTGCGCACCGCGGTGAAGAACGGCGACGACCTGCGGCACGAGGACGGAAGAGTGACGCCGAACGCCGAGCTCACGTTCGATCCACACCCACCGCGGGCCTACGCCTATTGCTCCGATACGGCCCATCATCCGGGGCTGGTGGAGTGGATCCGCGGCGTGGACCTGCTCTACCACGAGGCCACCTTCACCCGCCATCTGGCCGCCCGGGCGCGTGAGACCATGCACAGCACCGCGGCGGAGGCGGCGGCCATCGCACGCGATGCGGGCGTGGGTGGGCTGCTGCTGGGCCATTTCTCCTCACGCTACAAGGATCCCGGGCCCCTGCTCCTGGAGGCCTTGGAGGTCTTCCCCAACGTGGCGCTCAGCGAGGAGGGGCGCAGCTATCCGATCGGACGATCGATCGTGGACAACTCGACGGCGCCCTGA
- a CDS encoding aspartate carbamoyltransferase catalytic subunit, which yields MGRDRGPGPRPPAWRGGRHGTRHPSPSLLRPVSDQLSTDHLLGIQDLTADDIDLIFRTADGFKEVLSRPIKKVPSLRDITVANLFFENSTRTRISFELAEKRLSADIINFSSSSSSVKKGETLIDTVNNILAMKVDMVVMRHPDPGAAVFLSRHVRARIVNAGDGTHEHPTQALLDAYSIREKLGRVRGVKVAIVGDILHSRVALSNIHCLHKLGAEVTLCGPPTLMPRHVASLGVRVEHDLDKALAWCDVANMLRIQLERQGGDGMANFPGLREYAMLYGLDLPRYRRLGREIVIMHPGPINRGVEVSSEVADHANSIILDQVQNGVAVRMAVLYLLAGRIPREN from the coding sequence ATGGGCCGAGACCGAGGGCCAGGACCGCGTCCTCCTGCATGGCGGGGAGGGCGGCACGGCACGCGGCATCCATCACCAAGCCTCCTCCGCCCCGTGAGCGATCAGCTGAGCACCGACCACCTGCTGGGCATCCAGGACCTTACCGCGGATGACATCGACCTCATCTTCCGCACGGCCGACGGCTTCAAGGAGGTGCTCTCGCGACCGATCAAGAAGGTGCCCTCCCTGCGGGACATCACCGTGGCCAACCTGTTCTTCGAGAACAGCACCCGCACCCGCATCAGCTTCGAGCTGGCCGAGAAGCGGCTCAGTGCCGACATCATCAACTTCTCCAGCTCATCCAGCAGCGTGAAGAAGGGCGAGACCCTCATCGACACGGTGAACAACATCCTGGCGATGAAGGTGGACATGGTGGTGATGCGCCATCCCGATCCCGGTGCCGCCGTGTTCCTGAGCCGGCATGTGCGCGCCCGCATCGTGAACGCCGGCGATGGCACGCACGAGCACCCCACACAGGCGCTGCTGGACGCCTACAGCATCCGCGAGAAGCTGGGTCGCGTCCGCGGCGTGAAGGTGGCCATCGTGGGCGACATCCTTCACAGCCGTGTGGCCCTCAGCAACATCCACTGCCTGCACAAGCTGGGTGCCGAGGTCACCCTGTGCGGCCCGCCCACCCTGATGCCGCGGCACGTCGCCAGCCTCGGTGTGCGCGTGGAGCACGACCTGGACAAGGCCCTGGCGTGGTGCGATGTGGCCAACATGCTGCGCATCCAGCTCGAGCGCCAGGGTGGCGACGGCATGGCCAACTTCCCGGGGCTGCGCGAGTACGCCATGCTGTACGGACTCGATCTGCCGCGCTACCGCAGGCTCGGCAGGGAGATCGTCATCATGCACCCGGGGCCCATCAACCGCGGGGTGGAGGTCTCCAGCGAGGTGGCCGATCACGCCAACAGCATCATCCTCGATCAGGTGCAGAACGGTGTGGCCGTCCGCATGGCGGTGCTTTATCTGCTCGCCGGGCGGATCCCGAGGGAGAATTGA
- a CDS encoding patatin-like phospholipase family protein has product MVHLYRVAQRNTRHWLRRVVYFFPLQLLVLHLKKNHLLLFFWLVLWAYITGNLGQKYGIPYLFLYPEYMGAVNPWGFLLNGFALGGFITAFNLYSYTMHAYRFPFIATLSRPFLKFNINNAVIPVAFTLTYLWCSARLQLTKELVPPADVALHLLAFLTGLFLFQLISLAYFTRTNTDIVKMTGLRPEEYRPEEHPADPPGPMPPIPPMRTEQRRATRWLRREQRTRKWHVETYLVPPLRIALARSSRHYDKDLLRSVLWQNHINGSIFEVIVIISFVALGAFAGVRFFEIPTGASAFLLFTMLLMVLSALYSWFKGWTLTVVAGAVVVINLISLRTEAFLYDSQAHGLDYLAPPAPYGRDELARLAYDTEAVERDRATMEGILDRWHAKNRALTGDSLPPLVIVSTSGGGLRSMLWTYLCMREIDSLLDGTLMIRTALITGSSGGAIGAAYYRQVARNAEEGGPSVRDPGHVDNMSTDILNPVAFTLVTNDMFIRYQRVSDGTRLYTRDRGFVFEQRLNENTGGVLDVRLDQMAEDEREARMPLFMVAPTCINDGRRLLISAQPAAHLTSNAPSPTLQYRPEPEAVEFRRLFAAQSAGDLKLTSALRMSATFPYITPVVTLPSDPPLRVMDAGIRDNYGFRTLGSFLREHRSWIARHTRGVVIVQMRDKQKELEVREVSASLLGRLLDPARNVYGNFVRVQDQDYDQLMQELSTWSAVPVRVVDLQLRHDEREEISLSWHLTAVEKMQVQRALQSGENQAGFTSILQALQLPANAMELTEVPPPGRR; this is encoded by the coding sequence ATGGTCCATCTTTACCGGGTGGCGCAACGGAACACGCGGCACTGGCTGCGCAGGGTGGTCTATTTCTTCCCCCTGCAGCTGCTGGTGCTCCATCTGAAGAAGAACCATCTGCTGCTCTTCTTCTGGCTGGTGCTGTGGGCATACATCACCGGCAACCTGGGCCAGAAGTACGGCATCCCCTACCTCTTCCTCTATCCGGAGTACATGGGGGCCGTGAACCCCTGGGGATTCCTGCTCAACGGCTTCGCCCTGGGCGGCTTCATCACCGCCTTCAACCTGTACAGCTACACGATGCACGCGTACCGGTTCCCGTTCATCGCCACGCTGAGCCGGCCCTTCCTGAAGTTCAACATCAACAACGCGGTGATCCCGGTGGCCTTCACCCTCACCTACCTGTGGTGCTCGGCCCGGCTTCAGCTCACCAAGGAACTGGTGCCTCCCGCGGATGTGGCCCTGCACCTGCTGGCCTTCCTCACCGGCCTCTTCCTCTTCCAGCTCATCTCCCTGGCCTACTTCACCCGCACCAATACGGACATCGTGAAGATGACCGGCCTGCGTCCCGAGGAATACCGCCCCGAAGAGCACCCCGCCGATCCCCCCGGGCCGATGCCGCCGATCCCCCCGATGCGCACCGAGCAACGCCGTGCCACGCGCTGGCTGCGTCGCGAGCAACGCACCCGCAAATGGCATGTGGAGACCTACCTCGTGCCCCCCTTGCGCATCGCCCTGGCGCGCAGCAGCCGGCACTACGACAAGGACCTGCTGCGCAGCGTGCTCTGGCAGAACCACATCAACGGGTCCATCTTCGAGGTCATCGTCATCATCAGCTTCGTGGCGCTGGGCGCGTTCGCCGGGGTGCGCTTCTTCGAGATCCCCACGGGGGCCAGCGCCTTCCTGCTCTTCACCATGCTGCTGATGGTGCTCAGCGCCCTGTACAGCTGGTTCAAGGGATGGACCCTCACGGTGGTGGCCGGCGCCGTGGTGGTGATCAACCTCATCAGCCTGCGGACCGAAGCCTTCCTGTATGACAGCCAGGCGCACGGACTGGACTACCTGGCCCCTCCGGCGCCCTACGGCCGTGACGAACTGGCGCGGCTGGCCTATGACACGGAGGCCGTGGAGCGCGACCGCGCCACCATGGAGGGCATCCTGGACCGCTGGCATGCGAAGAACCGCGCACTGACCGGGGACAGCCTGCCCCCCCTGGTGATCGTGAGCACCAGCGGGGGCGGATTGCGCAGCATGCTGTGGACCTACCTGTGCATGCGCGAGATCGACAGCCTGCTCGACGGCACCCTGATGATCCGCACGGCCCTGATCACGGGCTCATCCGGTGGCGCCATCGGAGCGGCGTACTACCGCCAGGTGGCGCGGAACGCCGAGGAGGGCGGGCCTTCGGTACGCGACCCGGGCCACGTGGACAACATGTCCACGGACATCCTGAACCCGGTGGCCTTCACCCTGGTGACGAACGACATGTTCATCCGGTACCAGCGGGTGAGCGATGGGACCCGGTTGTACACCCGCGACCGCGGATTCGTGTTCGAACAGCGCCTCAACGAGAACACCGGCGGGGTTCTGGACGTGCGGCTGGACCAGATGGCAGAGGACGAACGCGAGGCCCGCATGCCGCTCTTCATGGTGGCCCCCACCTGCATCAACGACGGCCGACGGCTGCTCATCAGCGCGCAACCCGCAGCGCACCTCACCTCCAACGCCCCCTCCCCCACGCTGCAGTACCGACCCGAGCCCGAGGCCGTGGAGTTCCGCCGCCTCTTCGCCGCACAGAGCGCCGGCGACCTGAAGCTCACCAGCGCGCTCCGCATGAGCGCCACCTTCCCGTACATCACCCCGGTGGTGACCCTGCCGAGCGATCCGCCGCTGCGGGTGATGGACGCGGGCATCCGCGACAACTACGGGTTCCGCACCTTGGGCAGCTTCCTGCGCGAACACCGATCCTGGATCGCCCGGCACACCCGTGGCGTGGTGATCGTGCAGATGCGCGACAAACAGAAGGAGCTCGAGGTGCGCGAGGTGAGCGCCTCCCTGCTCGGGCGCCTGCTCGACCCCGCGCGCAATGTGTACGGCAACTTCGTGCGTGTGCAGGACCAGGACTACGACCAGCTGATGCAGGAACTGAGCACCTGGTCAGCCGTTCCCGTGCGTGTGGTCGACCTTCAGCTGCGGCACGACGAGCGCGAGGAGATCAGCCTGAGCTGGCACCTGACGGCCGTGGAGAAGATGCAGGTGCAGCGCGCCTTGCAGAGCGGCGAGAACCAGGCGGGGTTCACCAGCATCCTGCAGGCCCTCCAGCTGCCCGCGAACGCGATGGAGCTCACCGAGGTCCCCCCGCCCGGACGTAGGTGA
- a CDS encoding response regulator transcription factor, producing the protein MRVRTLIADEADLAVAGLRAILADVPRVDLLGEVRDAEGLMQAVRREKPDVVLIDHTAAGLGADAVRDALKASRRTRFIAITHDPSPVVLAHALRSGVSSYIRKDCDRDEIVNAVLDTADGARFFCGKVLAVLERSSLTVEQLAAQDMSCAPVTLTPRECEIVRLIADGLSYTRIADQLSVSAHTVTTHRRNIMQKVGVNSTAALVMYAVKQGLTSPNRYLFNAGQG; encoded by the coding sequence ATGCGTGTGAGGACCCTGATCGCGGATGAGGCGGACCTGGCCGTGGCCGGTCTGCGGGCCATCCTTGCCGATGTGCCGCGGGTGGACCTGCTGGGGGAGGTGCGTGACGCGGAGGGCCTGATGCAGGCGGTGCGTCGCGAGAAGCCCGATGTGGTGCTGATCGACCATACCGCCGCCGGGTTGGGCGCGGACGCCGTCCGGGATGCGCTGAAGGCCTCACGCCGCACCCGGTTCATCGCCATCACGCACGATCCCTCGCCGGTGGTGCTCGCCCACGCCCTGCGCAGCGGGGTGTCCAGCTACATCCGCAAGGACTGCGACCGGGACGAGATCGTGAACGCGGTGCTGGATACGGCCGACGGTGCACGCTTCTTCTGCGGCAAGGTGCTGGCGGTGCTGGAGCGATCGTCGCTCACCGTGGAGCAGCTCGCGGCTCAGGACATGAGCTGCGCCCCCGTGACCCTCACCCCGCGGGAGTGCGAGATCGTGCGCCTGATCGCCGACGGGCTTTCGTACACCCGCATCGCGGACCAGTTGAGCGTTTCGGCCCATACGGTGACGACCCACCGGCGGAACATCATGCAGAAGGTCGGGGTGAACAGCACGGCCGCGCTCGTGATGTACGCGGTGAAGCAGGGGCTCACGAGTCCCAACCGATACCTCTTCAACGCCGGGCAGGGCTGA
- a CDS encoding T9SS type A sorting domain-containing protein, translating to MKHTLLSLSLILTASAASAQCVPNPLYADSAFGVWPDTTENFAVGMVNVFYSDTLNMIVPQDAGEIDPQFAGLALDSVRLNNIDGLPAGLAVYCLSQTGAQCTYLTGILGCGTIEGTPTAEGVYPLTINVTAFANLLGNPVPVDYPFSGYSIVIGPNTVGVVENTMALSGVRNVPNPFAERTTIEFQLSQPGNVTIRLFDLLGAEVRSVRVAGRSGLNRYVLNAQGLEDGLYLYKLETGRTSFTGRMVLSR from the coding sequence ATGAAGCACACCCTACTCTCCCTTTCGCTGATCCTCACCGCCTCCGCCGCTTCGGCGCAGTGCGTCCCCAACCCGCTGTACGCGGACAGTGCCTTCGGCGTGTGGCCGGACACCACCGAGAATTTCGCCGTGGGCATGGTGAACGTCTTCTATTCGGACACCCTCAACATGATCGTCCCGCAGGATGCCGGCGAGATCGATCCCCAGTTCGCCGGCCTGGCGCTGGACAGCGTGCGCCTGAACAACATCGACGGCCTGCCTGCGGGCCTCGCCGTGTACTGCCTGTCGCAGACCGGGGCACAGTGCACCTACCTCACCGGCATCCTGGGGTGTGGCACCATCGAGGGCACACCCACGGCTGAAGGCGTGTACCCGCTCACCATCAACGTGACGGCCTTCGCCAACCTGCTGGGCAATCCGGTCCCGGTGGACTATCCCTTCTCGGGCTACAGCATCGTGATCGGCCCGAACACCGTAGGCGTGGTGGAGAACACGATGGCCTTGAGCGGCGTGCGCAACGTGCCCAACCCCTTCGCGGAACGCACCACGATCGAGTTCCAGCTCTCCCAGCCGGGCAATGTCACCATCCGGCTGTTCGACCTGCTGGGCGCCGAGGTGCGGTCCGTGCGTGTGGCCGGCAGGTCCGGTCTCAACCGCTACGTGCTCAATGCCCAGGGTCTTGAGGACGGTCTCTACCTCTACAAGCTGGAGACGGGCCGCACGAGCTTCACCGGTCGTATGGTCCTCAGCCGCTGA
- the pyrR gene encoding bifunctional pyr operon transcriptional regulator/uracil phosphoribosyltransferase PyrR has product MHAATLLDSTAFGLTVQRLCYQLVEDHGDLSRSVLLGLQPRGVFLSRRLVRDLGRILGGVHIDSGELDITFHRDDFRRRPMPLAPSAMQMDLSIEGRHVVLIDDVLYTGRSIRAGLDALLSFGRPASVQLLVLIDRRFARELPIAADYVGRWVDSIEGQRVTVEWAETEGQDRVLLHGGEGGTARGIHHQASSAP; this is encoded by the coding sequence ATGCACGCCGCCACCCTTCTGGACAGCACCGCCTTCGGCCTCACCGTGCAGCGGCTCTGCTACCAGCTGGTGGAGGACCATGGTGACCTGTCCCGCTCGGTGCTCCTGGGCCTGCAGCCCCGGGGCGTCTTCCTCAGCCGGCGCCTGGTGCGGGATCTGGGGCGCATCCTGGGCGGTGTGCACATCGACTCCGGCGAGCTCGACATCACCTTCCACCGCGACGACTTCCGGCGGCGCCCCATGCCGCTCGCCCCGAGCGCCATGCAGATGGACCTGTCGATCGAGGGCCGCCACGTGGTCCTCATCGATGATGTGCTGTACACGGGGCGCAGCATCCGTGCCGGGCTCGACGCCCTGCTGAGTTTCGGGAGGCCCGCCTCCGTGCAGCTGCTCGTGCTCATCGACCGGCGCTTCGCGCGCGAACTGCCGATCGCGGCGGACTACGTGGGGCGCTGGGTGGACAGCATCGAGGGGCAGCGCGTCACCGTGGAATGGGCCGAGACCGAGGGCCAGGACCGCGTCCTCCTGCATGGCGGGGAGGGCGGCACGGCACGCGGCATCCATCACCAAGCCTCCTCCGCCCCGTGA
- the ftcD gene encoding glutamate formimidoyltransferase: MQRPIIECVPNISEGRDRAKIDAIVAAAAGVEGVRVLDVDPGKATNRTVITFVGEPEPVCEAAFRLVKKAQELIDMRTHTGEHPRFGATDVCPLVPISGITLDELVPYAQKLGERIGRELAIPVYLYERAASEEKRCNLANNRAGEYEGLKKKLVDPAWKPDFGPAAFTESVARSGAIAVGARKLLVAYNINLNTTSTRRANAIAFDIREAGRVKREGDPLTGKPVLDADGNPVTIPGKLKCVKGIGWFIEEYGIAQLSLNLTDIDVTPMHIAFDEACTSAQERGIRVTGSELVGLVPKQALLDAADFFLKRQERSLGISEREKIKLAVKSLGLDDLAPFDPEKRVIEHLLADAKDERLARMDLKRFSEETAAESPAPGGGSVAAYCGALGAALGTMVANLSAHKRGWDERWEEFSAWAVKGEGYRQELIRLVDDDTKAYDRILAAMGLPKDTTEQAAARKDAIREATKGAIMVPLRTLEVCVESMAVMKAMAEMGLKASVSDAGVGAMCARTGALGGYLNVRINCAGLDDEAWKKDVLAKADALKAKAEALEAEVMALVLDKV; the protein is encoded by the coding sequence ATGCAGCGCCCCATCATCGAATGCGTTCCCAACATCAGTGAAGGCCGTGACCGCGCCAAGATCGACGCCATCGTGGCCGCGGCCGCCGGTGTGGAAGGTGTGCGCGTGCTAGACGTGGACCCCGGCAAGGCCACCAACCGCACGGTGATCACCTTCGTGGGCGAGCCGGAACCCGTGTGCGAGGCGGCCTTCCGGCTGGTGAAGAAGGCGCAGGAGCTGATCGACATGCGCACGCACACCGGCGAGCACCCCCGCTTCGGCGCCACGGACGTGTGCCCGCTGGTGCCCATCAGCGGCATCACGTTGGATGAGCTGGTGCCTTACGCGCAGAAGCTCGGCGAGCGCATCGGCCGGGAACTGGCGATCCCCGTGTACCTGTACGAGCGCGCGGCCAGCGAGGAGAAGCGCTGCAACCTGGCGAACAACCGCGCGGGCGAATACGAGGGGTTGAAGAAGAAGCTCGTGGACCCCGCCTGGAAACCCGACTTCGGTCCGGCGGCCTTCACCGAGAGCGTGGCCCGCAGCGGCGCCATCGCCGTGGGCGCCCGCAAGCTGCTGGTGGCCTACAACATCAACCTCAACACCACCAGCACCCGCCGCGCCAACGCCATCGCCTTCGACATCCGCGAAGCGGGAAGGGTGAAGCGCGAGGGCGACCCGCTCACCGGCAAGCCCGTGCTCGATGCCGATGGGAACCCGGTGACCATCCCCGGCAAGCTGAAATGCGTGAAGGGCATCGGCTGGTTCATCGAGGAGTACGGCATCGCCCAGCTCTCGCTCAACCTCACGGACATCGACGTGACGCCGATGCACATCGCCTTCGACGAGGCCTGCACGAGCGCACAGGAGCGCGGCATCCGCGTCACCGGCAGCGAGCTCGTGGGCCTGGTGCCCAAGCAGGCACTGCTGGATGCCGCCGACTTCTTCCTGAAGCGGCAGGAGCGCAGCCTCGGCATCAGCGAGCGCGAGAAGATCAAGCTGGCCGTGAAGAGCCTGGGGCTCGACGACCTCGCGCCCTTCGACCCGGAGAAGCGCGTGATCGAACACCTTCTGGCCGATGCCAAGGATGAGCGCCTGGCGCGCATGGACCTGAAGCGCTTCAGCGAGGAGACCGCGGCGGAGAGCCCTGCGCCCGGCGGCGGCAGCGTGGCCGCGTACTGTGGTGCGCTGGGCGCCGCGCTGGGCACCATGGTGGCCAACCTCAGCGCGCACAAGCGCGGCTGGGACGAGCGTTGGGAGGAGTTCAGCGCGTGGGCGGTGAAGGGCGAAGGGTACCGGCAGGAACTGATCCGCCTGGTGGACGACGACACCAAGGCGTACGACCGCATCCTGGCCGCCATGGGCCTGCCCAAGGACACGACGGAGCAGGCGGCCGCGCGCAAGGACGCCATCCGCGAGGCCACCAAGGGCGCGATCATGGTGCCGCTGCGCACCCTGGAGGTGTGCGTGGAGAGCATGGCCGTGATGAAGGCCATGGCGGAGATGGGGCTGAAGGCCAGCGTGAGCGATGCCGGCGTGGGCGCCATGTGCGCGCGCACCGGGGCGCTGGGCGGCTACCTCAACGTGCGCATCAACTGCGCCGGGCTGGACGACGAGGCGTGGAAGAAGGACGTGCTCGCCAAGGCGGACGCGCTGAAGGCGAAGGCCGAAGCCCTGGAGGCCGAGGTGATGGCCCTGGTCCTCGACAAGGTGTAG
- a CDS encoding imidazolonepropionase, giving the protein MARLLITNAKALVGVHPVGTDRVGGQAMAELPVIEEGWLLAEHGRIIAVGRMADRPDLADTDDLTVIDATGRLVLPGWCDPHTHVVFAAPREEEFVDKIRGLSYQDIAARGGGILNSARTLRTMSEEDLFDRARARLVDMMRQGTVAVEIKSGYGLSAESELKMLRVVKRLKEHLPLRIKATLLAAHALPPEFAHDRKGYVDLITRELIPQVAQEGLADFVDVFCETNYFTVDELERILEAGARHGLPGKVHVNQFTSLGGIAAAVRHGALSVDHLEVMEPADLDALEQGRTIPTLLPSCSFFLRIPYAPARALIDRGCAVALATDHNPGSTPSGNMNLVLSLACIQLRMLPEEAVNAATLNAAAAMDLSGELGSLTPGKRASLLIARPVPSLAYLPYAFGTDHLDTVIIDGTIIRTGDAPA; this is encoded by the coding sequence ATGGCCCGCCTCCTCATCACGAACGCCAAGGCCCTGGTGGGCGTCCATCCCGTGGGCACCGACCGGGTGGGCGGACAGGCCATGGCCGAACTGCCCGTCATCGAGGAGGGCTGGCTGCTGGCGGAGCATGGCCGCATCATCGCCGTGGGGCGCATGGCCGACCGGCCGGACCTCGCCGACACGGACGACCTGACGGTGATCGATGCCACGGGCCGGCTGGTGCTGCCCGGCTGGTGCGATCCGCACACGCACGTGGTCTTCGCCGCCCCGCGCGAGGAGGAGTTCGTGGACAAGATCCGCGGGCTCAGCTACCAGGACATCGCCGCCCGCGGCGGCGGCATCCTCAACAGCGCGCGCACGCTGCGGACGATGTCCGAGGAGGACCTGTTCGACCGTGCGCGGGCCCGGCTTGTGGACATGATGCGCCAGGGGACCGTGGCCGTGGAGATCAAGAGCGGCTACGGGCTGAGCGCCGAGAGCGAGCTGAAGATGCTTCGCGTGGTGAAGCGACTGAAGGAGCATCTTCCGTTGCGCATCAAGGCCACGCTGCTGGCGGCCCATGCCCTGCCGCCGGAGTTCGCCCACGACCGGAAGGGTTACGTGGACCTGATCACCAGGGAGCTCATCCCGCAGGTGGCGCAGGAAGGGCTGGCCGATTTCGTGGACGTGTTCTGCGAGACGAACTACTTCACCGTCGACGAGCTGGAGCGCATCCTGGAGGCCGGAGCGCGCCATGGGCTGCCGGGCAAGGTGCACGTGAACCAGTTCACCAGCCTGGGCGGCATCGCGGCCGCCGTGCGGCACGGCGCGCTCAGCGTGGACCATCTGGAGGTGATGGAGCCGGCGGACCTCGACGCCCTCGAGCAGGGGCGCACCATACCCACTCTGCTGCCGTCGTGCTCGTTCTTCCTGCGCATCCCTTACGCCCCGGCGCGGGCCCTGATCGACCGGGGTTGCGCGGTGGCGCTGGCCACCGACCACAACCCCGGCAGCACGCCCAGCGGCAACATGAACCTGGTGCTCTCGCTGGCCTGCATCCAGCTGCGCATGCTGCCCGAAGAGGCCGTGAACGCCGCCACCCTGAACGCCGCCGCCGCCATGGACCTTTCCGGCGAGCTCGGCAGCCTCACCCCGGGCAAGCGGGCCAGCCTGCTGATCGCGCGCCCGGTGCCCTCCCTGGCCTACCTGCCGTACGCCTTCGGCACCGACCACCTCGACACCGTCATCATCGATGGAACGATCATCCGGACCGGAGACGCCCCTGCCTGA